In the genome of Streptomyces collinus, one region contains:
- a CDS encoding vWA domain-containing protein: MVAISLSKVQETAPALVNLYKSAGVSLTQHGLDGLRAAVYLVVDYSGSMKPYYKDGSVQALADRVLGLSAHLDDDGTVPVVFFSTDVDAVTDIALAGHQGRIERIVSGLGHMGKTAYHLAMDAVIDHYLDSGTAEPALVVFQTDGGPINKLAAERYLCKAARLPLFWQFIGFGDPGSKQFDFLRKLDELAVPGKRTVDNAGFFHAGEDPRKVSDAELYDRLVGEFPKWLVAARAQGIVREPTAR, translated from the coding sequence ATGGTCGCGATCAGTCTGAGCAAGGTCCAGGAGACCGCTCCCGCGCTGGTGAACCTCTACAAGAGCGCCGGGGTGTCCCTCACCCAGCACGGCCTCGACGGACTGCGGGCCGCGGTCTACCTCGTCGTCGACTACTCCGGCTCCATGAAGCCCTACTACAAGGACGGCAGCGTCCAGGCGCTGGCCGACCGGGTGCTCGGCCTGTCCGCGCACCTGGACGACGACGGCACCGTGCCCGTGGTGTTCTTCTCCACGGACGTCGACGCCGTCACCGACATCGCGCTCGCCGGCCACCAGGGCAGGATCGAGCGGATCGTGTCCGGGCTCGGCCACATGGGCAAGACCGCCTACCACCTGGCCATGGACGCCGTGATCGACCACTACCTCGACAGCGGGACGGCCGAGCCCGCCCTGGTCGTGTTCCAGACCGACGGCGGGCCGATCAACAAGCTCGCCGCGGAGCGGTACCTGTGCAAGGCCGCGAGACTGCCGCTGTTCTGGCAGTTCATCGGGTTCGGCGACCCGGGCAGCAAGCAGTTCGACTTCCTGCGCAAGCTCGACGAGCTGGCCGTACCGGGCAAGCGGACCGTCGACAACGCCGGGTTCTTCCACGCGGGGGAGGACCCGCGGAAGGTGTCGGACGCCGAGCTGTACGACCGGCTGGTCGGCGAGTTCCCGAAGTGGCTCGTGGCCGCACGGGCACAGGGGATCGTGCGGGAGCCCACCGCTCGCTGA
- a CDS encoding ABC transporter ATP-binding protein, with translation MTENTSPGTGAALADDASGGPMLRVEDLHHSYGTGAAAVHALRGASFTVRSGELVALKGRSGSGKSTLLHLIGGLDTPQSGRVVVGGTDLSALGESELLALRRDRIGFVFQSFGLIPILTAAENVGVPLRLRRAEPREREERVALLLALVGLAGHETQRPAELSGGQQQRVAIARALANRPALLLADEPTGQLDAATGLAVMELLRAVVRSERVTALVATHDPQLLGLADRVLELSDGVVVEE, from the coding sequence ATGACCGAGAACACCAGTCCGGGAACCGGCGCCGCCCTCGCCGACGACGCGTCCGGTGGGCCGATGCTGCGGGTGGAGGACCTGCACCACTCCTACGGCACGGGGGCCGCCGCCGTACACGCGCTGCGCGGCGCCTCCTTCACCGTCCGCAGCGGGGAACTGGTCGCGCTCAAGGGCCGTTCGGGCTCCGGCAAGTCGACGCTGCTCCATCTGATCGGCGGCCTCGACACCCCGCAGAGCGGCCGGGTCGTCGTGGGCGGCACCGACCTGTCGGCGCTCGGCGAGAGCGAGCTGCTGGCACTGCGCCGCGACCGGATCGGTTTCGTCTTCCAGTCCTTCGGGCTCATCCCCATCCTCACCGCCGCCGAGAACGTGGGCGTGCCGCTGCGGCTGCGCCGGGCCGAGCCGCGCGAACGCGAGGAACGGGTGGCGCTGCTGCTGGCCCTGGTGGGACTGGCCGGCCATGAGACGCAGCGGCCCGCCGAGCTGTCCGGCGGACAGCAGCAGCGGGTCGCCATCGCCCGGGCCCTCGCCAACCGGCCGGCCCTGCTGCTCGCCGACGAGCCGACCGGCCAGCTCGACGCCGCCACCGGCCTGGCGGTGATGGAGCTGCTGCGGGCCGTGGTCCGCAGCGAGCGCGTCACGGCCCTCGTCGCCACCCACGACCCCCAACTCCTCGGCCTGGCCGACCGGGTGCTGGAGCTGAGCGACGGGGTGGTCGTCGAAGAGTGA
- a CDS encoding FtsX-like permease family protein codes for MTGLLLLRLRAHRLLLTAALLAVLLTTSVLAALTAYSGSVGNAALRGALGGRAAASASLVVEADVPRERRDAAQRAVVRGARDAFGGLPVTVRRLERSGPYALPRSLQSAEARAGEPDLTHLAALDVSRIRLLSGTLPGPAPASRAAAVPVALPEAAADRLELRPGARVTLTDRLGGDPLRVRVTGVYRAADGSDPYWQADTLGGRGIRTVAFTTYGPLLTHGSVLASGRASEDATGWVATAGFGTLTTDGIGALRSAAVRAAGALRDDPALGGDADVRTGLPEVLDRTERGLLVSRSTLMIVSVQLVLLAGYGLLLVARLLGSERAGETELLRARGGSRGRIAGLAALEALLLAVPAAVCAALLSGPLARLLARWSSLDGIGLRLSATPAGGVWLVAGGVAAACAVAVVAPALAATTGTPVRLRRVRAATSAAPVRAGADVGLLLIAGVAYWQLDRQTDATGGGVLSRDRAGELGIDPLLVAAPALALLAGTVLTLRLLPFVARLAERRSASGRGLPAALAGWQFSRRPLRGAGPVLLLVIAVATGMLAIGHGASWDRSQEDQADFRTGASVRVLDYRPGSPGQTGLYASLPGAVDAAPAHRATLSLSGDRRATVLALDTSRARDGMLMRGDLAGQPPARLLRALAPPAPEGDRAVRLPDGTRRIALDVRITDERARTKRSPSDRAPLLTVVVEDRYGIAYRLGGGTVPVDGRVHRVALDLDGTAAGRRAAPAGPLRLTGLQLDDTSPVGRAERHRFTVERLLATGGDGAARTVALAAGTRWQGSRVVTQNGEVVSRAATRPAAAGSAPLAVSYGTGADRGDGWGAQPVFTVRVDTAGAEVPRSLSAVASRDFLRAAGARPGDTIDVPLSGEQLRVRIVRSVQELPTTATDLAGETLSGGALLLDLRVVDAVLAQRASTPLTPTEWWVSTAPGKEAEVAAALRERPDLEPGQVLVRDEAAAELLRDPLGAGPRSALTAVAVAAAALAAGGFAVSAAGARRERSAEFAVLRALGAPRRDLARLVATEQSLLIGAGLLAGLGLGTVLTRAVVPLIVLTSGAARPLPPVLVELPVLQVALLLAGVAAPLLLITVASALRRAEPAVALRHQGED; via the coding sequence GTGACGGGCTTACTGCTGCTGCGCCTGCGCGCGCACCGGCTGCTGCTCACGGCCGCCCTGCTCGCCGTCCTGCTGACCACCTCGGTGCTCGCCGCCCTGACGGCCTACTCCGGCTCCGTGGGGAATGCGGCGCTGCGCGGCGCCCTGGGCGGCCGGGCCGCGGCCTCCGCCTCCCTCGTCGTCGAGGCGGACGTGCCCCGGGAGCGGCGGGACGCGGCGCAGCGGGCGGTGGTGCGCGGGGCGCGGGACGCCTTCGGCGGGCTGCCGGTGACCGTGCGCAGGCTGGAGCGGTCCGGGCCGTACGCGCTGCCCCGGTCCCTGCAGAGCGCCGAGGCCCGCGCCGGGGAGCCCGACCTCACGCACCTCGCCGCCCTCGACGTGTCACGGATCAGACTGCTCTCGGGCACCCTGCCGGGCCCGGCCCCGGCGTCCCGCGCGGCCGCGGTGCCCGTGGCCCTGCCCGAGGCGGCCGCCGACCGGCTGGAGCTGCGGCCCGGAGCGCGGGTCACGCTCACCGACCGGCTGGGCGGCGATCCGCTCCGGGTCCGGGTGACCGGCGTGTACCGGGCGGCCGACGGTTCCGATCCCTACTGGCAGGCCGACACCCTGGGCGGCCGGGGCATCCGCACGGTCGCCTTCACCACGTACGGGCCGCTGCTGACGCACGGGTCGGTGCTCGCCTCCGGCCGCGCCTCCGAGGACGCCACCGGCTGGGTGGCGACGGCCGGCTTCGGCACCCTGACGACCGACGGCATCGGCGCGCTGCGCTCGGCGGCGGTCCGCGCGGCCGGGGCGCTGCGCGACGACCCGGCGCTCGGGGGCGACGCGGACGTGCGCACGGGGCTGCCCGAGGTGCTCGACCGGACCGAACGGGGCCTGCTGGTGTCCCGGTCGACGCTGATGATCGTCTCGGTGCAGCTGGTGCTGCTCGCCGGGTACGGGCTGCTGCTGGTGGCGAGGCTGCTGGGCAGCGAACGGGCGGGTGAGACCGAGCTGCTGCGGGCCAGGGGCGGATCGCGCGGCCGGATCGCCGGGCTCGCCGCGCTGGAGGCGCTGCTGCTGGCGGTCCCGGCCGCCGTCTGTGCCGCGCTGCTGTCGGGCCCGCTGGCCCGGCTGCTCGCGCGGTGGTCCTCGCTCGACGGGATCGGGCTGCGGCTCAGCGCCACCCCGGCGGGCGGGGTGTGGCTGGTCGCGGGCGGGGTGGCGGCGGCCTGCGCGGTGGCGGTGGTGGCGCCCGCGCTGGCGGCGACGACGGGAACTCCGGTACGGCTGCGGCGGGTCCGGGCCGCGACGTCGGCCGCGCCCGTGCGGGCCGGAGCCGATGTGGGGCTGCTGCTGATCGCGGGTGTGGCGTACTGGCAGCTCGACCGGCAGACCGACGCGACCGGCGGCGGCGTGCTCAGCCGGGACCGGGCCGGGGAGCTGGGCATCGATCCGCTGCTGGTCGCGGCGCCCGCGCTGGCGCTGCTGGCGGGCACGGTCCTGACGCTGCGTCTGCTGCCGTTCGTGGCCCGGCTCGCGGAGCGGCGGTCGGCGAGCGGGCGTGGACTGCCGGCGGCGTTGGCGGGCTGGCAGTTCAGCCGGCGTCCGCTGCGCGGGGCGGGACCGGTGCTGCTGCTGGTCATCGCGGTGGCGACGGGCATGCTGGCGATCGGGCACGGTGCGTCCTGGGACCGGTCGCAGGAGGACCAGGCCGACTTCCGGACGGGGGCCTCCGTACGGGTGCTCGACTACCGGCCGGGCAGCCCCGGGCAGACGGGTCTGTACGCCTCGCTGCCCGGCGCGGTGGACGCCGCTCCCGCGCACCGCGCCACCCTGAGCCTCTCCGGGGACCGCCGGGCGACGGTCCTCGCCCTGGACACGTCCCGCGCCCGGGACGGGATGCTCATGCGCGGCGACCTCGCCGGACAGCCCCCGGCTCGGCTGCTGCGGGCCCTGGCCCCGCCCGCCCCGGAGGGGGACCGGGCCGTGCGGCTTCCCGACGGCACCCGGCGGATCGCCCTCGACGTGCGGATCACCGACGAGCGGGCCCGGACGAAGCGCTCCCCCTCCGATCGCGCACCGCTGCTCACGGTGGTCGTGGAGGACCGGTACGGCATCGCGTACCGGCTGGGCGGCGGCACCGTCCCGGTAGACGGCCGGGTCCACCGGGTGGCGCTCGACCTGGACGGAACCGCGGCGGGCCGCCGCGCGGCCCCGGCCGGGCCGCTGCGGCTGACCGGGTTGCAGCTCGACGACACCTCTCCCGTCGGCCGCGCCGAGCGGCACCGGTTCACCGTCGAGCGGCTGCTCGCCACCGGCGGCGACGGCGCCGCGCGGACCGTCGCCCTCGCTGCCGGGACGCGGTGGCAGGGCAGCCGGGTCGTGACGCAGAACGGCGAGGTCGTCTCCCGTGCGGCCACCAGGCCCGCCGCGGCGGGAAGCGCGCCGCTGGCCGTGTCGTACGGCACCGGCGCCGACCGCGGCGACGGCTGGGGCGCCCAGCCGGTCTTCACCGTCCGCGTCGACACCGCCGGCGCCGAGGTGCCGCGCAGCCTCTCCGCCGTCGCGAGCCGGGACTTCCTGCGGGCGGCGGGAGCCCGGCCCGGCGACACCATCGACGTACCGCTGTCCGGGGAACAGCTGCGCGTGCGGATCGTGCGGTCGGTCCAGGAGCTGCCGACCACCGCCACCGACCTGGCCGGGGAGACCCTGTCCGGTGGGGCGCTGCTGCTCGATCTGCGGGTCGTCGACGCCGTGCTGGCGCAGCGGGCCAGCACGCCGCTCACCCCCACCGAGTGGTGGGTGAGCACCGCCCCGGGCAAGGAGGCCGAGGTCGCAGCGGCGCTCAGGGAGCGCCCCGACCTCGAACCCGGGCAGGTGCTGGTGCGGGACGAGGCCGCGGCCGAGCTGCTGCGGGATCCGCTCGGCGCCGGGCCGCGTTCGGCGCTGACGGCGGTGGCGGTGGCGGCCGCGGCCCTCGCCGCCGGGGGGTTCGCGGTGAGTGCCGCCGGGGCGCGGCGGGAGCGGTCCGCGGAGTTCGCGGTGCTGCGCGCCCTGGGCGCGCCCCGCCGGGATCTCGCCCGGCTGGTCGCGACGGAGCAGAGCCTGCTCATCGGTGCCGGTCTGCTCGCCGGACTCGGCCTCGGCACGGTCCTGACCCGGGCCGTCGTCCCGCTGATCGTGCTGACCTCCGGTGCCGCCCGGCCTCTCCCGCCGGTCCTCGTCGAACTCCCGGTGCTTCAGGTGGCGCTGCTCCTCGCGGGGGTGGCCGCCCCGCTGCTGCTGATCACCGTCGCGTCGGCGCTGCGCCGTGCCGAGCCGGCCGTCGCGCTGCGCCACCAGGGGGAGGACTGA
- a CDS encoding ABC transporter permease: protein MPPNAQGASWVRTRLRAAPWPAVVFGVLVLVTAFLAAVLPRAVEAYETDGLREAVATAAPESTVLELKTEQPGLNRPEEARADEVRPDALAAVYGRARALLPEPLRVDPAESAYGVRTGKSLQALDAWLPRPDGLLPRFTLLAQSGAAAHATVREGRLPTADGSVSVDTRSVEGAVTAETARTLRLRTGSTLTLDGFTDGPLTVRVTGVLQPRHPERSYWSAEPVLRTPAMASDGGRPPQFYWEAGVLLAPGAAPALLGGQGEPERYWRFAPATGRLTGADTAALADGIASLEDGPALVRMRGVAGPTAQLSTGLEQVVGAYAETRDAVAPVVAVAAFGIAAVAFVVLVMSGGLAAARREGELALLRARGGSLRGIAGRLLAENAVPAVPAAACGLLLAVLVVDEARLLPAVLGAGAVAVLACAALPVRAAVAHRRPRAHQGRDDLARARPGGRRTVAELTLLVLAAGSVLTLRRRGPAGDGDLLVSAAPVLVALVAALVLVRLYPLPLRWAAGPAGRLRGVVGFLSLARAGRSPAAVATLPLLALLTALTTAAFGGSVLAGVADARDRAALLETGADALVTTADGSPLPAGLAPAVREVAGVRQVTAVGTVFASESASDEARSLTVAGVEPDAYGELAGRMGLGGFEAGRLRIRDGVLDAVASPEVAERLGRAPHRIVTDAGPLTVRITAVRPRTPAVPDGEFLLVDAAGLKDSAGPSTLLAAGAGLDTKALRAAVRGAGSGLSVTLRSEARAALSDAPLQAGAERIYLWAVAAGAGYAVLALVLGLVRSAPERAALLARLRTLGMTTRQGRHLLGLEALPQTLLAAGGGMAVGWATVGLLAPGIDLDRLALADTSGVTPPDAVLRTDLWSLALPAAGAMLLAGAVAVAQAWWAGRRTPISHLRAGDMR from the coding sequence ATGCCGCCGAACGCACAGGGAGCCTCCTGGGTACGGACCCGGCTTCGGGCCGCGCCCTGGCCCGCCGTCGTCTTCGGTGTGCTGGTGCTGGTCACGGCGTTCCTCGCGGCCGTCCTGCCCCGGGCCGTGGAGGCGTACGAGACGGACGGGCTGCGCGAGGCCGTCGCGACCGCCGCCCCCGAGTCGACCGTGCTGGAGCTGAAGACGGAGCAGCCCGGACTCAACCGTCCGGAGGAGGCCCGGGCCGACGAGGTCCGGCCGGATGCGCTCGCGGCGGTCTACGGCCGGGCGCGGGCGCTGCTGCCCGAGCCGCTGCGGGTGGACCCGGCCGAGTCGGCGTACGGGGTGCGCACCGGCAAGAGCCTTCAGGCGCTGGACGCGTGGCTGCCCCGGCCCGACGGGCTGCTGCCCCGCTTCACCCTGCTCGCGCAGTCGGGAGCCGCCGCTCACGCCACCGTGCGGGAGGGCCGGCTGCCCACCGCCGACGGTTCGGTGAGCGTGGACACCCGGTCGGTGGAAGGGGCCGTGACCGCCGAGACGGCCCGCACGCTGCGGCTGCGGACCGGTTCCACCCTCACGCTGGACGGCTTCACGGACGGACCCCTGACCGTCCGCGTCACCGGCGTCCTCCAGCCCCGGCATCCGGAGCGGAGCTACTGGTCCGCGGAGCCGGTCCTGCGGACACCGGCCATGGCGAGCGACGGCGGCCGTCCGCCGCAGTTCTACTGGGAGGCGGGCGTCCTGCTGGCGCCGGGTGCCGCCCCGGCCCTGCTGGGCGGTCAGGGAGAGCCGGAGCGGTACTGGCGGTTCGCGCCCGCGACCGGGCGGCTGACCGGGGCGGACACCGCGGCCCTGGCCGACGGGATCGCGTCCTTGGAGGACGGGCCCGCCCTGGTGCGGATGCGCGGCGTCGCCGGTCCGACAGCGCAGCTGTCCACCGGCTTGGAGCAGGTCGTGGGCGCCTACGCCGAGACGCGTGACGCCGTCGCGCCGGTGGTCGCCGTGGCGGCCTTCGGGATCGCCGCGGTCGCCTTCGTCGTCCTGGTGATGAGCGGTGGCCTGGCCGCCGCCCGCCGCGAGGGGGAACTCGCCCTGCTGCGGGCCAGGGGCGGCTCCCTGCGCGGCATCGCCGGGCGGCTGCTGGCCGAGAACGCGGTGCCGGCGGTGCCCGCGGCGGCGTGCGGTCTGCTGCTCGCCGTACTCGTCGTGGACGAGGCCCGGCTGCTGCCCGCCGTGCTCGGGGCGGGTGCCGTGGCGGTGCTCGCCTGTGCCGCGCTGCCGGTGCGTGCGGCGGTGGCGCATCGCAGGCCCCGGGCGCATCAGGGGCGCGACGACCTGGCCCGGGCCCGGCCCGGCGGGCGCCGTACGGTCGCCGAACTGACCCTGCTGGTACTGGCCGCCGGCTCGGTGCTGACGCTGCGCCGCCGCGGCCCGGCCGGGGACGGTGATCTGCTGGTGAGCGCCGCCCCGGTGCTCGTCGCCCTGGTGGCGGCGCTGGTCCTCGTCCGGCTGTATCCGCTGCCCCTGCGGTGGGCCGCGGGCCCGGCCGGGCGGCTGCGCGGGGTGGTGGGGTTCCTGTCGCTGGCCCGTGCGGGCCGCTCACCGGCGGCGGTCGCCACGCTGCCGCTGCTCGCCCTGCTGACGGCCCTGACGACGGCCGCGTTCGGGGGGTCCGTGCTGGCCGGCGTGGCGGACGCCCGGGACCGGGCCGCGCTGCTGGAGACGGGCGCGGACGCCCTGGTCACCACCGCCGACGGCTCCCCGCTCCCTGCGGGACTGGCGCCGGCGGTCAGGGAGGTGGCGGGCGTGCGGCAGGTGACCGCCGTGGGCACCGTGTTCGCCTCGGAGAGCGCGTCCGACGAGGCGCGGTCGCTGACCGTGGCCGGGGTCGAGCCGGACGCGTACGGGGAGCTGGCCGGGCGGATGGGGCTCGGCGGCTTCGAGGCCGGCCGGCTGCGGATACGGGACGGGGTGCTGGACGCGGTCGCCTCCCCGGAGGTCGCCGAGCGGCTCGGGCGGGCACCGCACCGGATCGTCACCGACGCCGGGCCTCTCACGGTGCGGATCACCGCGGTGCGTCCCCGCACCCCGGCCGTCCCCGACGGCGAGTTCCTCCTGGTCGACGCGGCGGGACTGAAGGACTCGGCCGGCCCGTCGACGCTGCTCGCGGCCGGTGCCGGGCTCGACACGAAGGCGCTCCGGGCGGCCGTGCGCGGCGCCGGTTCCGGCCTCTCGGTGACCCTGCGGAGCGAGGCACGGGCGGCGCTGTCCGACGCGCCGTTGCAGGCCGGTGCCGAACGGATCTACCTCTGGGCCGTCGCCGCGGGCGCGGGTTATGCCGTGCTCGCCCTGGTGCTCGGCCTGGTGCGGTCCGCGCCGGAACGGGCCGCGCTGCTGGCCCGGCTGCGCACCCTCGGTATGACGACCCGCCAGGGGCGTCACCTGCTCGGCCTGGAGGCGCTGCCCCAGACGCTGCTCGCCGCCGGCGGGGGCATGGCCGTCGGCTGGGCGACGGTGGGGCTCCTCGCCCCGGGCATCGACCTGGACCGGCTCGCCCTGGCGGACACGTCCGGCGTCACGCCGCCGGATGCCGTGCTGCGGACCGACCTGTGGTCGCTGGCCCTGCCGGCCGCGGGCGCGATGCTGCTGGCGGGGGCGGTGGCCGTCGCGCAGGCCTGGTGGGCGGGGCGCCGGACACCGATCAGCCACCTCAGGGCGGGAGACATGCGATGA
- a CDS encoding ABC transporter ATP-binding protein → MSGTTESLEELERRVARRREGPAYGHDALIACDRLVRIFARRGGGDAVEVQALQGLDLLVREGELMALVGASGSGKSTLMNILAGLDVPTAGAAKVAGRDLLAMDAKARLRYRREVVGFVWQQTARNLLPYLTAAQNVDLPMQLAGVSRRKRAGRADELLSLLGVADCRDRRPQAMSGGQQQRVAIAVALANSPAVLLADEPTGELDSATGQQVFAAFRRANEELGTTIVIVTHDQAVAGEVRRTVAIRDGRTSTEVLRRTEVDETGRESLVAREYAMLDRAGRLQLPAEYTAALGMADRVLLELEEDHIQVWPDRNGSRGGNG, encoded by the coding sequence ATGAGCGGTACGACGGAGTCGCTGGAGGAACTGGAGCGGCGGGTGGCGCGGCGCCGCGAAGGGCCGGCGTACGGGCACGACGCCCTGATCGCCTGCGACCGGCTGGTGCGGATCTTCGCCCGGCGCGGCGGCGGGGACGCGGTGGAGGTGCAGGCCCTCCAGGGACTCGATCTCCTGGTGCGGGAGGGCGAGTTGATGGCCCTGGTGGGAGCGTCCGGCAGCGGCAAGTCGACGTTGATGAACATCCTCGCGGGTCTGGACGTCCCGACCGCGGGGGCCGCGAAGGTCGCGGGCCGCGATCTGCTGGCGATGGACGCGAAGGCGCGCTTGCGGTACCGGCGTGAGGTGGTGGGCTTCGTCTGGCAGCAGACGGCACGCAACCTGCTGCCGTATCTGACGGCCGCTCAGAACGTCGACCTGCCCATGCAGCTGGCGGGCGTCTCCCGGCGGAAGCGGGCCGGGCGGGCGGACGAGCTGCTGTCCCTGCTCGGCGTCGCGGACTGCCGGGACCGGCGGCCGCAGGCGATGTCCGGTGGTCAGCAGCAGCGCGTCGCGATCGCCGTCGCCCTCGCCAACTCCCCCGCCGTCCTGCTCGCCGACGAGCCGACCGGCGAGCTGGACTCGGCGACCGGGCAGCAGGTCTTCGCGGCGTTCCGCCGGGCCAACGAGGAGCTGGGCACGACGATCGTGATCGTCACGCACGACCAGGCGGTCGCCGGTGAGGTCCGCCGCACGGTCGCGATCCGTGACGGCCGCACCTCGACGGAGGTGCTGCGCCGTACGGAGGTCGACGAGACGGGCCGGGAGTCCCTGGTGGCCCGGGAGTACGCGATGCTCGACCGGGCGGGCCGCCTCCAGCTGCCGGCCGAGTACACGGCGGCCCTGGGCATGGCGGACCGGGTGCTGCTGGAACTGGAGGAGGACCACATCCAGGTGTGGCCGGACAGGAACGGAAGCCGGGGCGGGAACGGCTGA
- a CDS encoding chitosanase yields the protein MKRTGVAFFVAVPLVATAAYFLVPADSAEPVVKPSVSAAQAAREEAKDRAEEERAEDDKVIAGLPAGLAAPEKKELALRIVASAHQSTLNWRALYGSIEDLEDGRGYTAGIVGFCTGTHDLLALVERYTETHPDNGLARYLPALREVDGTDSHAGLDPGFTAAWKREAKLPAFRRAQDEHRDRVSFDPAVRLAKLDGLGTLGQFVYYDALIFHGPDAGPEGFYGLRERALRVADTPAEGGSEKAYLDAFLDIRRTAMATERMDTSRLDTAQRRFLNEGNLRLETPLEWAVYGDTYKVP from the coding sequence GTGAAGCGTACCGGTGTGGCGTTCTTCGTCGCCGTTCCCCTGGTCGCCACGGCGGCCTACTTCCTCGTACCCGCGGACTCCGCCGAGCCCGTGGTGAAACCCTCCGTGTCCGCCGCCCAGGCGGCCCGGGAAGAGGCCAAGGACCGGGCCGAGGAGGAGCGGGCGGAGGACGACAAGGTGATCGCCGGGCTGCCCGCGGGCCTGGCCGCCCCGGAGAAGAAGGAACTGGCTCTGCGGATCGTGGCGAGCGCCCACCAGTCGACGCTGAACTGGCGCGCCCTCTACGGCTCCATCGAGGACCTGGAGGACGGGCGGGGATACACCGCCGGGATCGTCGGCTTCTGCACCGGCACCCACGATCTGCTCGCCCTTGTCGAGCGCTACACCGAAACCCACCCGGACAACGGCCTGGCCCGCTACCTGCCGGCCCTGCGCGAGGTCGACGGCACGGATTCCCACGCGGGCCTGGACCCCGGCTTCACCGCGGCCTGGAAGAGGGAGGCGAAGCTCCCGGCCTTCCGCAGGGCCCAGGACGAGCACCGTGACCGTGTCTCCTTCGACCCGGCGGTCCGCCTCGCCAAGCTGGACGGCCTGGGCACGCTCGGCCAGTTCGTCTACTACGACGCCCTGATCTTCCACGGCCCCGACGCCGGCCCCGAGGGCTTCTACGGCCTGCGCGAACGCGCGCTGCGCGTGGCGGACACGCCGGCCGAGGGCGGCAGTGAGAAGGCGTACCTGGACGCCTTCCTCGACATCCGCCGTACCGCCATGGCCACCGAGCGCATGGACACGAGCCGCCTCGACACCGCCCAGCGCCGTTTCCTGAACGAGGGCAACCTGCGTCTCGAGACGCCGCTGGAGTGGGCCGTCTACGGGGACACGTACAAGGTGCCGTGA
- a CDS encoding glutamate synthase subunit beta, producing MADPKGFLNHGRELARSRPVEERVRDWNEVYVPGSLLPIISKQASRCMDCGIPFCHNGCPLGNLIPEWNDYAYREDWAAASERLHATNNFPEFTGRLCPAPCESACVLGINQPPVTIKNVEVSIIDKAWETGDVAPQIPERLSGKTVAVIGSGPAGLAAAQQLTRAGHTVAVYERADRIGGLLRYGIPEFKMEKRHINRRIEQMRAEGTRFRTGIEIGRDLKATDLKKRYDAVVLAVGATTARDLPVPGRELKGIYQAMEYLPLANKVQEGDYVTTPISAEGKHVVVIGGGDTGADCVGTAHRQGAASVTQLEIMPRPGEERNEASQPWPTFPMLYKVTSAHEEGGERVYSVSTTHFEGDEDGNVQWLHLTEVEFIDGKLTPKPGSERKIPAQLVTLAMGFTGTDRENGLVEQFGLELDERGNIARDADFRTNVPGVFVAGDAGRGQSLIVWAIAEGRSAARGVDRALTGASELPAPIRPTDRALMV from the coding sequence ATGGCTGACCCGAAGGGCTTCCTGAACCACGGGCGCGAACTCGCCAGGTCCCGCCCCGTCGAGGAGCGCGTCCGGGACTGGAACGAGGTCTACGTCCCCGGCTCCCTGCTGCCGATCATCAGCAAGCAGGCCAGCCGCTGCATGGACTGCGGCATCCCGTTCTGCCACAACGGCTGCCCGCTCGGGAACCTGATCCCCGAGTGGAACGACTACGCCTACCGCGAGGACTGGGCGGCGGCTTCCGAGCGTCTGCACGCGACGAACAACTTCCCGGAGTTCACGGGCCGCCTGTGCCCCGCCCCCTGCGAGTCGGCGTGTGTGCTCGGCATCAACCAGCCGCCGGTCACCATCAAGAACGTCGAGGTCTCGATCATCGACAAGGCGTGGGAGACCGGGGACGTCGCCCCGCAGATCCCCGAGCGCCTGTCTGGCAAGACCGTCGCCGTCATCGGCTCCGGCCCGGCGGGTCTCGCCGCCGCCCAGCAGCTGACCCGCGCCGGCCACACCGTCGCCGTCTACGAGCGCGCGGACCGCATCGGAGGCCTCCTCCGCTACGGCATCCCCGAGTTCAAGATGGAGAAGCGGCACATCAACCGCCGCATCGAGCAGATGCGCGCGGAGGGCACCCGCTTCCGCACCGGCATCGAGATCGGCCGCGACCTCAAGGCCACGGACCTGAAGAAGCGCTACGACGCGGTCGTCCTGGCCGTCGGCGCCACCACGGCCCGCGACCTGCCGGTGCCCGGCCGCGAGCTCAAGGGCATCTACCAGGCCATGGAGTACCTGCCGCTGGCCAACAAGGTCCAGGAGGGCGACTACGTCACCACTCCGATCTCGGCCGAGGGCAAGCACGTCGTGGTCATCGGCGGCGGCGACACCGGCGCGGACTGCGTCGGCACCGCCCACCGCCAGGGCGCGGCCTCCGTCACGCAGCTGGAGATCATGCCCCGCCCGGGCGAGGAGCGGAACGAGGCTTCCCAGCCGTGGCCGACCTTCCCCATGCTGTACAAGGTCACCTCCGCGCACGAGGAGGGCGGCGAGCGGGTCTACTCGGTCTCGACGACCCACTTCGAGGGCGACGAGGACGGCAACGTCCAGTGGCTGCACCTCACCGAGGTGGAGTTCATCGACGGCAAGCTGACCCCGAAGCCCGGCTCCGAGCGCAAGATCCCCGCGCAGCTGGTCACCCTCGCCATGGGCTTCACCGGCACCGACCGGGAGAACGGCCTGGTCGAGCAGTTCGGCCTGGAGCTCGACGAGCGCGGCAACATCGCCCGCGACGCCGACTTCCGGACCAACGTGCCGGGTGTGTTCGTCGCCGGTGACGCCGGCCGCGGCCAGTCGCTCATCGTCTGGGCCATCGCGGAGGGCCGCTCGGCGGCGCGCGGGGTGGACCGTGCCCTCACGGGTGCGAGCGAGCTGCCGGCGCCGATCCGTCCGACGGACCGCGCGCTGATGGTCTGA